A genomic segment from Blastococcus sp. PRF04-17 encodes:
- a CDS encoding Rieske (2Fe-2S) protein, translating into MSLTDVTAAPAVTTGPRAHVVGPVDEVPPGEGRAFVAGDTQVAVFRLRDGSLHATQAACPHAGGPLADGQTDVNVLVCPLHLYAYRWSDGSSTSGETPIRTYPVRERDGYLVVEV; encoded by the coding sequence ATGAGCCTCACCGACGTCACTGCTGCCCCCGCCGTCACGACCGGGCCGAGGGCGCACGTCGTCGGCCCGGTGGACGAGGTGCCGCCGGGGGAGGGGCGGGCGTTCGTCGCCGGCGACACGCAGGTGGCGGTGTTCCGGCTGCGCGACGGCTCGCTGCACGCGACCCAGGCGGCCTGCCCGCACGCCGGCGGGCCCCTGGCCGACGGCCAGACCGACGTGAACGTGCTGGTCTGCCCACTGCACCTCTACGCGTACCGGTGGTCCGACGGCTCGTCGACCAGCGGGGAGACGCCCATCCGGACGTACCCGGTACGCGAGCGCGACGGCTACCTCGTCGTCGAAGT
- the nirB gene encoding nitrite reductase large subunit NirB — translation MTAILGGRPGGLTSIHLDEDDLDTRARLVVVGNGMAGARLVEEVLERGGADQFRITVLGDEPHGNYNRIMLSPVLAGEEHEEDIVLNSHDWYADNGVTLRAGVRAERIDTAAKVVHAADGSATPFDHLVLATGSYSFVPPMAGVRGDDGELKPGVYGFRTIDETRAMLDAVGRCTRAVVMGGGLLGLEAARALQGHGLHVELVHAAPHLMNMQLDAEAGAILKKSVESLGITVHLDVFATEVFGDGHVEGVGLADGRRIDADLLVVAAGVRPNTDIAVRSGLEVERGIVVDDQLRTDDPDVYAIGECAQHRGEVYGLVAPAWEHATVLADVLTGADPDAEYHGSRTATKLKVAGVDVAVMGVNTPERDDDEFLVVSEPKRGVHLSVVIRDDKLIGATLLGDTRKVAFLTQAFDRGAPLPEERIRLLVDLSDGAEDVGVAEMPQDSQVCNCNGVTKGAICGAVADGCGSVGAVMDRTRAGKGCGSCKSLVKQIVEWAADGEVAEDPAASYYVPGVPMPKPELMRAIREHDLRSVSAVFATLAPGGQDDAKSKMGLTSLLKMMWGHDFVPEKDGEFINDRVHANIQRDGTFSVVPQMKGGVTTPTQLRRIADVAEKYEVPMVKVTGGQRIDLLGVRKEDLPAMWADLGMPSGYAYGKSFRTVKTCVGSDFCRFGLGDSTQLGIDLETRFQGIESPAKMKLAVVGCPRNCAEAYVKDVGVVAIGNGKWEVYVGGAAGASVRKGDLLATVDSPEAVLTLAGRFMQYYRENANWLERTYDFVPRVGLEKIKQVLLEDSDGICADLDAGMQRSIDAYTDPWGQDREQPATPGQFRSSLPLIPLPKVPVR, via the coding sequence ATGACAGCGATTCTCGGCGGCCGCCCCGGCGGCCTGACGTCGATCCACCTCGACGAGGACGACCTCGACACCCGCGCGCGCCTGGTCGTCGTGGGCAACGGAATGGCCGGCGCCCGCCTCGTCGAGGAGGTGCTCGAGCGCGGCGGTGCCGACCAGTTCCGCATCACCGTCCTCGGGGACGAACCGCACGGGAACTACAACCGGATCATGCTGTCGCCGGTGCTGGCCGGCGAGGAGCACGAGGAGGACATCGTCCTCAACAGCCACGACTGGTACGCCGACAACGGCGTCACCCTGCGGGCCGGCGTCCGGGCCGAGCGGATCGACACCGCCGCCAAGGTCGTCCACGCGGCCGACGGCAGCGCGACACCGTTCGACCACCTGGTGCTGGCGACTGGCAGCTACTCGTTCGTCCCGCCGATGGCCGGGGTACGCGGGGACGACGGGGAGCTGAAGCCCGGCGTGTACGGCTTCCGCACCATCGACGAGACGCGCGCGATGCTCGACGCGGTCGGCCGGTGCACGCGCGCGGTCGTCATGGGCGGTGGCCTGCTCGGCCTGGAGGCCGCCCGCGCCCTGCAGGGGCACGGCCTGCACGTCGAGCTCGTGCACGCCGCGCCCCACCTCATGAACATGCAGCTCGACGCCGAGGCGGGCGCGATCCTCAAGAAGAGCGTCGAGTCGCTCGGCATCACGGTGCACCTCGACGTCTTCGCCACCGAGGTGTTCGGCGACGGGCACGTCGAGGGCGTGGGTCTGGCAGACGGACGGCGGATCGACGCCGACCTGCTCGTCGTCGCCGCCGGCGTCCGGCCCAACACCGACATCGCCGTCCGCTCGGGCCTGGAGGTCGAGCGCGGCATCGTCGTCGACGACCAGCTGCGCACCGACGACCCCGACGTCTACGCGATCGGCGAGTGCGCGCAGCACCGCGGCGAGGTCTACGGCCTGGTCGCCCCGGCGTGGGAGCACGCCACGGTGCTGGCCGACGTCCTCACCGGTGCCGACCCCGACGCCGAGTACCACGGCAGCCGGACGGCGACGAAGCTCAAGGTCGCGGGCGTCGACGTCGCCGTCATGGGCGTCAACACCCCCGAGCGGGACGACGACGAGTTCCTGGTCGTCTCCGAGCCCAAGCGCGGCGTGCACCTGTCGGTGGTGATCCGCGACGACAAGCTGATCGGCGCGACGCTGCTCGGCGACACCCGCAAGGTCGCCTTCCTGACCCAGGCCTTCGACCGCGGTGCGCCGCTGCCCGAGGAGCGGATCCGGCTGCTGGTCGATCTCTCCGACGGCGCAGAGGACGTCGGGGTTGCGGAGATGCCGCAGGACTCGCAGGTGTGCAACTGCAACGGCGTCACCAAGGGCGCGATCTGCGGCGCGGTGGCCGACGGCTGCGGCAGCGTCGGGGCGGTCATGGACCGCACCCGCGCCGGCAAGGGCTGCGGTTCGTGCAAGAGCCTGGTCAAGCAGATCGTGGAGTGGGCCGCCGACGGCGAGGTCGCCGAGGACCCGGCCGCGTCGTACTACGTGCCCGGCGTGCCGATGCCGAAGCCGGAACTCATGCGCGCCATCCGCGAGCACGACCTGCGCAGCGTGTCGGCGGTGTTCGCGACGCTGGCGCCGGGCGGCCAGGACGACGCGAAGTCGAAGATGGGCCTGACCTCGCTGCTCAAGATGATGTGGGGCCACGACTTCGTTCCCGAGAAGGACGGCGAGTTCATCAACGACCGCGTCCACGCCAACATCCAGCGCGACGGCACGTTCTCCGTCGTCCCCCAGATGAAGGGCGGCGTCACCACCCCGACCCAGCTGCGGAGGATCGCTGACGTGGCCGAGAAGTACGAGGTGCCGATGGTCAAGGTGACCGGGGGCCAGCGGATCGACCTGCTCGGGGTCCGCAAGGAGGACCTGCCGGCGATGTGGGCCGACCTCGGCATGCCCAGCGGCTACGCGTACGGCAAGAGCTTCCGGACCGTGAAGACGTGCGTGGGAAGCGACTTCTGCCGCTTCGGGCTCGGCGACTCCACCCAGCTGGGCATCGACCTCGAGACCCGGTTCCAGGGCATCGAGAGCCCGGCGAAGATGAAGCTCGCCGTCGTCGGCTGTCCGCGGAACTGCGCCGAGGCCTACGTCAAGGACGTCGGCGTCGTGGCCATCGGCAACGGCAAGTGGGAGGTCTACGTCGGCGGCGCCGCCGGGGCCAGCGTCCGGAAGGGCGACCTGCTGGCCACCGTGGACTCACCCGAGGCCGTGCTCACCCTCGCGGGCCGGTTCATGCAGTACTACCGCGAGAACGCCAACTGGCTGGAGCGCACGTACGACTTCGTGCCCCGCGTCGGCCTGGAGAAGATCAAGCAGGTGCTCCTGGAGGACAGCGACGGCATCTGCGCAGACCTCGACGCCGGCATGCAGCGGTCGATCGACGCCTACACCGACCCGTGGGGTCAGGACCGCGAGCAGCCCGCGACGCCCGGCCAGTTCCGCTCGTCGCTTCCCCTGATCCCGCTGCCGAAGGTGCCTGTCCGATGA
- a CDS encoding molybdopterin oxidoreductase family protein, producing the protein MTAAAPQSAGRGPGTARTTLTHCPYCSLQCGMRVTAGDRPATLVPADFPTNRGGLCSKGWSSTELLDHPERLLRPLIRATPGDRTSPLVESTWDDALGRLVEAIGATQARHGRDAVGCFGGGSLTNEQAYQFGKFARIALRTSAIDYNGRFCMSSAAGAANRAFGLDRGLPFPLRDIAEADVVVLVGSNPADTMPPAMQYFDEGRARGAKHFVVDPRRTNTAKNAELHLQPLPGTDLALANGLLHIAIAEGLVDGEYVAARTTGFDDVRAGVASYWPDRVERLTGVPVADQRRTVFALARAEKAIVLTARGAEQHRSGTDTAQAWINLALALGLPGRPGSGWGTVTGQGNGQGGREHGQKADQLPGYRSLKDPAARAHVAAVWGVDPHDLPMPGASAFELLDALGTEGGVRTLLVLASNVAVSAPDARRVISRLGDLDFLAVSDFFLSETAELADVVLPSAMWAEEDGTMTNVEGRVIRRRKSLDPPSGVPDDLQLLATLADRLGAGHLFSGDPETVFEELRRASAGGVADYSGISYRRIDDEQGVFWPCPSHTHPGTPRLFAERFATSDGRARFLRVDHVDASEPPDAYYPFVLTTGRVLAQYQSGTQTRRTRSLSLIAPTARAELHPDLARRLGIGPDDVVELTTRRGRARFHAHVTDTIRPDVVFAPFHWGGGSSANALTDPALDPTSRMPAFKTCAVAVARVDGPAEEIPPPAAATQPKPSPHEHPTTPEPRHPSRTRSTRVKSTPRFLQGVFPITGEGLAKPGPGDPALRYTVPNGQSAQALYFRGGNSTGELVYVLLVRDGEPMRWFPIGAKGDVHVPLRVVEDLPGGTVVELHAAAPEGVAGELVVDLGLVEV; encoded by the coding sequence ATGACCGCCGCCGCCCCGCAGTCCGCCGGCCGCGGGCCGGGGACGGCGCGGACCACGCTCACCCACTGCCCGTACTGCTCGCTGCAGTGCGGCATGAGAGTCACGGCGGGCGACCGGCCGGCCACGCTGGTGCCCGCTGACTTCCCGACCAACCGGGGCGGGCTGTGCTCGAAGGGCTGGTCGTCGACCGAGCTGCTCGACCACCCCGAGCGGCTGCTCCGGCCGCTGATCCGGGCCACGCCGGGCGATCGCACCAGCCCGCTGGTCGAGTCGACCTGGGACGACGCCCTCGGCCGGCTGGTGGAGGCGATCGGCGCCACGCAGGCCCGCCACGGGCGCGACGCCGTCGGCTGCTTCGGCGGCGGGTCGCTGACCAACGAGCAGGCCTACCAGTTCGGCAAGTTCGCCCGCATCGCCCTTCGCACCAGCGCCATCGACTACAACGGCCGGTTCTGCATGTCGTCTGCGGCCGGCGCGGCCAACCGGGCGTTCGGCCTGGATCGCGGCCTGCCGTTCCCGCTCCGCGACATCGCCGAGGCCGACGTCGTCGTGCTGGTGGGCAGCAACCCGGCCGACACCATGCCGCCGGCGATGCAGTACTTCGACGAGGGCCGCGCCCGCGGCGCGAAGCACTTCGTGGTCGACCCGAGAAGGACCAACACCGCCAAGAACGCCGAGCTGCACCTGCAGCCGCTGCCGGGCACCGACCTCGCGCTGGCCAACGGCCTGCTGCACATCGCGATCGCCGAGGGGTTGGTCGACGGGGAGTACGTGGCCGCGCGCACCACCGGCTTCGACGACGTCCGGGCCGGCGTCGCCTCGTACTGGCCGGACCGCGTCGAGCGGCTCACCGGCGTGCCCGTCGCCGACCAGCGGCGCACCGTCTTCGCGCTGGCCCGGGCCGAGAAGGCGATCGTCCTCACCGCCCGCGGCGCCGAGCAGCACCGCAGCGGCACCGACACCGCGCAGGCATGGATCAACCTCGCCCTCGCCCTCGGCCTGCCCGGCCGGCCGGGCAGCGGCTGGGGCACCGTCACCGGCCAGGGGAACGGGCAGGGCGGACGGGAGCACGGACAGAAGGCCGACCAGCTGCCCGGCTACCGGTCGCTGAAGGACCCTGCCGCGCGCGCGCACGTCGCCGCCGTCTGGGGCGTCGACCCGCACGACCTGCCGATGCCCGGCGCGTCCGCGTTCGAGCTGCTCGATGCGCTCGGCACCGAGGGCGGGGTGCGCACGCTGCTGGTGCTGGCGAGCAACGTCGCGGTGTCGGCGCCGGACGCGCGACGGGTGATCAGCCGGTTGGGGGATCTGGACTTCCTCGCGGTCAGCGACTTCTTCCTCTCCGAGACCGCCGAGCTCGCCGACGTCGTCCTGCCCAGCGCCATGTGGGCCGAGGAGGACGGGACGATGACCAACGTCGAGGGCCGGGTGATCCGGCGCCGGAAGTCGCTCGACCCGCCGTCCGGCGTCCCGGACGACCTCCAGCTGCTGGCGACGCTGGCCGATCGCCTCGGTGCCGGCCACCTGTTCAGCGGGGATCCCGAGACGGTGTTCGAGGAGCTGCGTCGCGCCAGTGCCGGTGGCGTCGCCGACTACTCCGGCATCAGCTACCGGCGGATCGACGACGAGCAGGGCGTCTTCTGGCCCTGCCCGTCCCACACCCACCCCGGCACGCCGCGGCTGTTCGCCGAACGGTTCGCCACCTCCGACGGCCGCGCCCGGTTCCTCCGCGTGGACCACGTCGACGCCTCCGAGCCGCCGGACGCGTACTACCCGTTCGTGCTCACCACCGGCCGGGTGCTCGCCCAGTACCAGTCGGGCACCCAGACCCGCCGCACCCGCAGCCTGAGCCTGATCGCCCCGACGGCCCGAGCCGAGCTGCATCCCGACCTGGCCCGGCGGCTGGGCATCGGGCCCGACGACGTCGTCGAGCTGACCACCCGCCGCGGTCGGGCCCGGTTCCACGCGCACGTCACCGACACCATCCGGCCGGACGTGGTCTTCGCCCCGTTCCACTGGGGCGGCGGCTCCAGCGCCAACGCGCTGACCGACCCCGCGCTGGACCCCACCAGCCGGATGCCCGCCTTCAAGACCTGCGCGGTCGCCGTCGCCCGCGTCGACGGCCCGGCGGAGGAGATCCCGCCGCCCGCGGCCGCCACCCAGCCGAAGCCGAGCCCCCACGAGCACCCGACCACCCCCGAGCCGCGGCACCCGTCCCGGACAAGGAGCACCCGCGTGAAGAGCACTCCCCGCTTCCTGCAAGGCGTCTTCCCGATCACCGGCGAGGGCCTGGCCAAGCCCGGGCCGGGCGACCCAGCACTCCGCTACACGGTGCCGAACGGCCAGTCGGCCCAGGCGCTGTACTTCCGCGGCGGGAACTCGACCGGGGAGCTGGTCTACGTGCTGCTGGTGCGCGACGGCGAGCCGATGCGCTGGTTCCCCATCGGGGCGAAGGGTGACGTGCACGTGCCGCTCCGGGTGGTCGAGGACCTGCCCGGCGGCACGGTCGTCGAGCTGCACGCCGCGGCGCCTGAGGGCGTCGCCGGCGAGCTCGTGGTCGACCTGGGCCTGGTGGAGGTCTGA
- a CDS encoding N-acetyltransferase, which translates to MTARRPTVQRIDDPDEEGPDVRLAEQRDVPRIAATLTVALADSRWTRWALPDDGRMQRLTRLHELDAGHRGVATRSAWVTDDVDAVAVWEPPDGAADSPPLPADVGAALRRELPYLAADRWRAVRDTAALVAAARPAGPHWWLAHLGVRPSARRQGRAAAVLAPVLVRCDAEATVAAASAFSWANVRFLRGFGFEVAETTRTADDELPLWVLVRQPLHR; encoded by the coding sequence GTGACCGCCCGCCGTCCCACCGTCCAGCGGATCGACGACCCGGACGAGGAGGGCCCCGACGTCCGGCTCGCCGAGCAGCGCGACGTGCCGCGGATCGCCGCGACACTGACCGTCGCGCTCGCCGACTCCCGCTGGACCCGGTGGGCGCTGCCCGACGACGGCCGGATGCAGCGCCTGACCAGGCTGCACGAGCTGGACGCGGGGCACCGCGGAGTCGCCACGCGCTCCGCGTGGGTGACCGACGACGTCGACGCGGTCGCCGTCTGGGAGCCACCGGACGGTGCGGCGGACAGCCCGCCGCTGCCGGCCGACGTCGGCGCCGCTCTCCGCCGGGAGCTGCCGTACCTGGCGGCGGACCGCTGGCGTGCAGTGCGCGACACCGCCGCCCTCGTCGCCGCCGCCCGTCCGGCCGGGCCGCACTGGTGGCTCGCCCACCTCGGCGTGCGGCCGTCCGCCCGGCGGCAGGGGCGGGCGGCCGCCGTCCTGGCACCGGTCCTCGTCCGCTGCGACGCCGAGGCGACCGTCGCCGCCGCGTCGGCCTTCTCGTGGGCCAACGTCCGATTCCTGCGGGGCTTCGGTTTCGAGGTCGCCGAGACGACGCGGACGGCGGACGACGAGCTCCCGCTGTGGGTGCTGGTGCGGCAGCCCCTCCACCGCTGA
- a CDS encoding YciI family protein, with product MPQYLLNIIQPVGEVPPPEDLEPVMRELAALNEEMRAAGAWVFAAALHPPESSTVVRADGNGVLITDGPYAESKEFIGGFDVIEARDLDDALRWAGKLAGILGGLPVEVRPVMQSF from the coding sequence ATGCCCCAGTACCTGCTCAACATCATCCAGCCGGTGGGCGAAGTGCCCCCGCCCGAGGACCTGGAGCCGGTGATGCGGGAGCTCGCGGCGCTGAACGAGGAGATGCGCGCCGCCGGTGCCTGGGTGTTCGCCGCCGCGCTGCACCCGCCGGAGTCCTCGACCGTCGTCCGGGCCGACGGGAACGGCGTCCTCATCACCGACGGCCCCTACGCGGAGAGCAAGGAGTTCATCGGCGGTTTCGACGTGATCGAGGCCCGGGACCTCGACGACGCCCTCCGCTGGGCCGGCAAGCTGGCCGGCATCCTCGGTGGCCTGCCGGTCGAGGTGCGGCCCGTCATGCAGTCGTTCTGA
- a CDS encoding RNA polymerase sigma factor codes for MNGDVEQVFRENYGRAVAVLVRLLGDIDAAEEAVQDAFLTAVQRWPADGIPPSPAGWIVTTARNRAIDRLRREASRTDRYVQAARLTAEPEREEAGPVTDDRLRLIFTCCHPALAVPAQVALTLRLLGGLTTAEIAAAFLVPEPTMAQRLVRAKSKIRDARIPYRVPTEAELPDRLRAVLVVVYLVFTEGHDASSGDRLVRDDLCAEAIRLGRVLAELMPDEPEVTGLLALMLLTHSRRAARTAPDGGLVLLADQDRARWDRDLIAEGQELVRRCLRRDQPGPYQVQAAINAVHSAAPTAADTDWPQIVALYDLLVALAPSPVAALNRAVAVAEVAGPEAGLSLVDALDLGRHRSFHAVRADLLRRLGRTTEARQAYVAALERTGNESERAFLRRRLGRLG; via the coding sequence GTGAACGGGGACGTCGAGCAGGTCTTCCGCGAGAACTACGGCCGCGCCGTCGCCGTCCTCGTCCGCCTCCTCGGCGACATCGACGCCGCCGAGGAGGCGGTCCAGGACGCGTTCCTGACCGCCGTCCAGCGGTGGCCGGCCGACGGGATACCGCCCAGCCCCGCCGGCTGGATCGTGACCACGGCTCGGAACCGGGCCATCGACCGGCTGCGCCGCGAGGCATCCCGGACCGACCGGTACGTGCAGGCCGCTCGGCTCACCGCCGAGCCGGAACGGGAGGAGGCGGGTCCCGTGACCGACGACCGGCTCCGGCTGATCTTCACCTGCTGCCACCCCGCACTTGCCGTGCCCGCTCAGGTGGCGCTGACCCTGCGGCTGCTCGGCGGGCTGACCACGGCGGAGATCGCCGCGGCGTTCCTGGTCCCGGAGCCGACGATGGCCCAGCGGCTGGTGCGGGCGAAGAGCAAGATCCGGGACGCCCGCATCCCCTATCGCGTGCCCACCGAGGCCGAGCTGCCCGACCGGCTGCGCGCCGTCCTCGTGGTCGTCTACCTCGTCTTCACCGAGGGACACGACGCGAGCTCCGGCGATCGGCTGGTCCGGGACGACCTGTGCGCCGAGGCGATCCGGCTCGGCCGGGTGCTCGCCGAGCTCATGCCCGACGAGCCCGAGGTCACCGGCCTGCTGGCCCTCATGCTGCTCACGCATTCGCGCCGGGCGGCGCGCACCGCCCCCGACGGCGGGCTCGTGCTGCTGGCCGACCAGGACCGTGCGCGGTGGGACCGGGACCTGATCGCCGAGGGCCAGGAGCTGGTGCGCCGCTGCCTGCGCCGCGACCAGCCGGGGCCGTACCAGGTGCAGGCGGCGATCAACGCCGTCCACAGCGCTGCCCCGACGGCGGCGGACACCGACTGGCCCCAGATCGTCGCCCTCTACGACCTGCTGGTCGCGCTGGCACCCAGCCCCGTGGCGGCGCTCAACCGCGCGGTGGCCGTGGCCGAGGTCGCCGGTCCCGAGGCGGGGCTGTCGCTGGTCGACGCGCTCGACCTGGGCCGGCACCGCTCGTTCCACGCCGTCCGTGCCGACCTGCTGCGCCGGCTCGGCCGCACGACCGAGGCGCGGCAGGCGTACGTGGCCGCCCTGGAGCGCACCGGCAACGAGTCCGAGCGGGCGTTCCTGCGGCGTCGCCTCGGCCGGCTCGGCTAG
- the argG gene encoding argininosuccinate synthase codes for MSKVLTSLPVGERVGIAFSGGLDTSVAVAWMRDKGAVPCTYTANIGQYDEPDIDSVPGRAAAYGAAIARLVDARAALVEEGLAALTCGAFHVRSGGRSYFNTTPLGRAVTGTLLVRAMLEDDVQIWGDGSTFKGNDIERFYRYGLLANPSLRIYKPWLDADFVTELGGRKEMSEWLVAHGLPYRDSTEKAYSTDANIWGATHEAKTLEHLNTGIETVEPIMGVKFWDPSIEIPTEDVTIGFAQGRPVTINGKEFPSAVELVLEANAVGGRHGLGMSDQIENRIIEAKSRGIYEAPGMALLHIAYERLVNAIHNEDTVATYHSEGRRLGRLMYEGRWLDPQALMLRESLQRWVGMAVTGEVTLRLRRGEDYSILDTAGPAFSYHPDKLSMERTEDSAFGPVDRIGQLTMRNLDIADSRAKLEQYAALGMVGGAVADGCGSVGAAATGLIGAMPEGGAEVIASRGEVSADEELLDRAAMESGTD; via the coding sequence GTGTCCAAGGTGCTCACCTCCCTCCCGGTCGGCGAACGCGTCGGCATCGCTTTCTCCGGTGGTCTCGACACCTCCGTGGCGGTCGCGTGGATGCGCGACAAGGGCGCGGTGCCGTGCACCTACACCGCGAACATCGGTCAGTACGACGAGCCCGACATCGATTCGGTCCCGGGGCGGGCGGCCGCCTACGGCGCCGCGATCGCGCGGCTGGTCGATGCACGGGCGGCACTGGTGGAGGAGGGGCTCGCCGCCCTGACCTGCGGGGCGTTCCACGTCCGCTCCGGCGGTCGCAGCTACTTCAACACCACCCCGCTCGGCCGCGCGGTCACCGGCACGCTGCTGGTGCGGGCCATGCTCGAGGACGACGTCCAGATCTGGGGTGACGGCTCCACCTTCAAGGGCAACGACATCGAGCGCTTCTACCGGTACGGGCTGCTGGCCAACCCCTCGCTGCGGATCTACAAGCCCTGGCTCGACGCCGACTTCGTCACCGAGCTCGGCGGGCGCAAGGAGATGTCGGAGTGGCTGGTCGCCCACGGACTGCCCTACCGGGACAGCACCGAGAAGGCGTACTCCACCGACGCCAACATCTGGGGCGCCACGCACGAGGCGAAGACCCTCGAGCACCTCAACACCGGCATCGAGACCGTCGAGCCGATCATGGGCGTGAAGTTCTGGGACCCGAGCATCGAAATCCCCACCGAGGACGTGACCATCGGGTTCGCCCAGGGCCGGCCGGTCACGATCAACGGCAAGGAGTTCCCCTCCGCCGTCGAGCTGGTCCTGGAGGCCAACGCGGTCGGCGGGCGGCACGGCCTGGGCATGTCCGACCAGATCGAGAACCGCATCATCGAGGCCAAGAGCCGGGGCATCTACGAGGCCCCGGGCATGGCGCTGCTGCACATCGCCTACGAGCGGCTGGTCAACGCGATCCACAACGAGGACACCGTCGCCACGTACCACAGCGAGGGTCGGCGGCTCGGGCGGCTGATGTACGAGGGCCGCTGGCTGGACCCCCAGGCGCTGATGCTGCGGGAGTCGCTGCAGCGCTGGGTCGGGATGGCGGTCACGGGTGAGGTGACGCTCCGGCTCCGTCGCGGTGAGGACTACTCGATCCTCGACACGGCCGGCCCGGCCTTCAGCTACCACCCCGACAAGCTGTCCATGGAGCGGACGGAGGACTCGGCGTTCGGGCCGGTCGACCGCATCGGTCAGCTCACCATGCGCAACCTCGACATCGCCGACTCGCGCGCCAAGCTGGAGCAGTACGCCGCCCTGGGCATGGTCGGCGGCGCGGTGGCCGACGGCTGCGGCAGCGTCGGGGCGGCCGCGACCGGCCTGATCGGCGCGATGCCCGAGGGCGGCGCGGAGGTGATCGCCTCGCGCGGCGAGGTCTCCGCCGACGAGGAGCTGCTGGACCGCGCGGCGATGGAGTCCGGGACCGACTAG
- the arfB gene encoding alternative ribosome rescue aminoacyl-tRNA hydrolase ArfB, whose product MAGPDDASGDLPVIGSLVVPAGALGWRFSRSSGPGGQGVNTADSRVELFVTPLELPGLSEHQRQRLAARLGDRLVDGVLTVAASEHRQQLRNRQAARERLAAVLRAALAPPPPARRRTKPTKGSQERRIEAKKQRGRLKRQRRSWD is encoded by the coding sequence GTGGCCGGGCCCGACGACGCCAGCGGTGACCTCCCGGTCATCGGTTCCCTCGTCGTCCCCGCGGGAGCCCTCGGCTGGCGGTTCTCCCGCTCGTCCGGCCCCGGGGGGCAGGGCGTGAACACGGCGGACTCGCGGGTCGAGCTGTTCGTCACTCCGCTCGAGCTGCCCGGCCTGAGCGAGCACCAGCGGCAGCGGCTCGCCGCGCGGCTGGGCGACCGGCTCGTCGACGGGGTGCTCACCGTTGCGGCGAGCGAGCACCGGCAGCAGCTGCGCAACCGGCAGGCCGCACGGGAGCGGCTCGCCGCCGTGCTGCGTGCCGCCCTCGCACCGCCGCCTCCCGCCCGGCGGCGGACGAAACCGACGAAGGGGTCGCAGGAGCGCCGTATCGAGGCCAAGAAGCAGCGCGGGCGGCTCAAGAGGCAGCGCCGCTCCTGGGATTGA
- the yidD gene encoding membrane protein insertion efficiency factor YidD yields MVFIWSSGWGPRRRRPPRRGYRPGYGPHYGAGYGPPYEYGYGRRNDSCLRDLLLLNTGCCLANFIGCGTDSFLLAPATLRRVRTKGTGERGTRLADRMVAVVRIYQREISPTRPPCCRFTPTCSNYAVEALHRHGAARGSWLTVRRLVRCRPGAAGGADPVPTRAG; encoded by the coding sequence ATGGTCTTCATCTGGAGCAGCGGCTGGGGTCCGCGCCGCCGCCGCCCTCCGCGCCGGGGCTACAGGCCCGGGTACGGCCCGCACTACGGCGCCGGCTACGGCCCGCCCTACGAGTACGGGTACGGCCGCCGCAACGACAGCTGCCTACGGGACCTGCTGCTGCTCAACACCGGGTGCTGCCTGGCCAACTTCATCGGCTGCGGCACGGACTCGTTCCTGCTCGCTCCTGCGACCCTCCGCCGGGTGCGCACGAAGGGCACGGGAGAGCGGGGCACGAGGCTCGCCGACCGGATGGTCGCCGTCGTCCGGATCTACCAGCGCGAGATCAGCCCGACCCGGCCACCGTGCTGCCGGTTCACGCCCACCTGCTCGAACTACGCCGTCGAGGCCCTGCACCGGCACGGCGCCGCCCGCGGGTCGTGGTTGACGGTCCGGCGGTTGGTCCGCTGCCGACCCGGCGCGGCCGGCGGCGCGGACCCCGTGCCCACCCGAGCGGGGTAG